Proteins found in one Helicobacter sp. NHP19-003 genomic segment:
- the kdsB gene encoding 3-deoxy-manno-octulosonate cytidylyltransferase, with protein sequence MIVIPARLESTRFPRKLLVPIQGVPMVVATARNAQKVDEVIVACDDALLLRACEDFNIKAILTNKAHTSGTDRCAQACTLLNLPEQTPVLNLQGDEPFLEPEIIATLLKESQKTPFMHTCIKEISPKEAQDPNVVKVVCGTGNRALYFSRAPIPYGRDEQHRAFLGHIGIYGFRVGTLLEFCALEKSPLEDIEKLEQLRALYHHKAITTSLVKTQSVGIDTLQDLQEALKRC encoded by the coding sequence ATGATAGTGATCCCTGCAAGGTTAGAATCCACCCGTTTCCCCCGTAAGCTTTTGGTGCCGATTCAAGGCGTACCTATGGTGGTCGCCACTGCCCGCAACGCCCAAAAGGTTGATGAAGTCATTGTTGCATGCGATGATGCCTTACTTTTAAGGGCCTGTGAGGATTTTAACATTAAAGCTATTTTGACCAACAAAGCGCACACAAGCGGAACTGACAGATGCGCCCAGGCTTGTACCCTTTTAAACCTCCCCGAGCAAACCCCCGTTTTGAATTTGCAGGGTGATGAACCCTTTTTAGAACCCGAAATCATCGCCACACTTTTAAAAGAATCCCAAAAAACGCCTTTTATGCACACTTGCATTAAAGAAATCAGCCCCAAAGAAGCCCAAGACCCCAATGTCGTTAAAGTCGTGTGCGGCACAGGCAATCGCGCCCTTTATTTTTCACGCGCCCCCATCCCCTATGGCAGAGATGAGCAACACCGCGCCTTTTTGGGGCATATCGGCATCTATGGCTTTAGAGTCGGCACACTTTTAGAGTTTTGCGCCCTTGAAAAAAGCCCCCTAGAGGACATCGAAAAACTCGAGCAACTGCGCGCGCTCTACCACCACAAGGCGATCACCACAAGCCTTGTTAAAACCCAAAGTGTCGGCATAGACACTCTGCAAGACTTGCAAGAAGCCTTAAAAAGGTGCTAG
- a CDS encoding ATPase, T2SS/T4P/T4SS family encodes MLENLKTHKVLKAQIALFAPYLQSGVSELLSNTENELWLYQLNGTRQKVHDPTFSKEFLLRFCEQLANYRDLPFSEQAPTLNCSIPFTRYRVSANHFSITTNNQISLNIRVPSLQKFPLEAFSLASTCPFSHTDLKSMAQEKHNILISGATASGKTSLLNALLEFIPKEERVVSVEDSQELDLSGFENSVGLLVGKIEQTPFTYENALNMAMRMRPDRLMVGEIDTRNALLFLRFGNTGHKGMMSTLHANSVEQVLEAIALNIEMGHKAKFDLNIVKRYFKSAVDVVIQVCKIQEQRHITQVLFSKDL; translated from the coding sequence GTGCTAGAAAACCTTAAAACCCACAAAGTTTTAAAGGCGCAAATCGCCCTTTTTGCCCCCTATTTGCAAAGTGGGGTGAGTGAGCTTCTCAGCAACACTGAAAACGAGCTGTGGTTGTATCAACTCAATGGTACACGCCAAAAAGTCCACGACCCGACCTTTAGCAAAGAGTTTTTGCTACGCTTTTGTGAGCAATTAGCCAATTACAGAGATTTACCCTTTAGCGAGCAAGCCCCCACTTTAAACTGCTCCATTCCCTTCACCCGTTATCGGGTGAGTGCAAACCACTTCAGCATCACCACGAATAACCAAATCAGCCTGAATATCCGCGTACCTAGTTTGCAAAAATTCCCCCTTGAGGCTTTCTCTTTGGCCTCCACTTGCCCTTTTAGCCACACCGACTTAAAAAGCATGGCACAAGAGAAGCATAATATTTTGATCAGCGGAGCGACTGCTAGCGGGAAAACAAGCCTATTGAACGCCCTGCTCGAGTTTATCCCCAAAGAGGAGCGAGTCGTGAGCGTGGAGGACAGTCAAGAGCTAGATTTGAGCGGATTTGAAAACAGCGTGGGACTGTTGGTGGGCAAAATCGAGCAAACCCCCTTCACCTACGAAAACGCCCTCAACATGGCGATGCGCATGCGCCCCGATCGACTCATGGTCGGCGAGATAGACACGAGAAACGCGCTTTTGTTTTTGCGCTTTGGCAACACGGGACATAAGGGGATGATGTCAACCCTGCACGCCAATAGCGTGGAGCAGGTTCTAGAAGCCATCGCCCTAAACATTGAAATGGGGCACAAGGCCAAGTTTGATTTAAACATTGTCAAACGCTACTTCAAAAGCGCGGTTGATGTTGTGATCCAAGTGTGTAAAATCCAAGAGCAAAGGCACATCACACAAGTCCTTTTCAGCAAGGATTTATAA
- a CDS encoding sulfite exporter TauE/SafE family protein, which translates to MGLDFVLALVGFVTGVTAGFFGIGGGEIVVPAAVFAGFSYSHAVGISLFQMLFSSLAGSLINYKKGLLDVKEGLAVALGGLFGAILGSFLLKHIDDRLLMGLFVAVVCYTCLKYAFERNGNYQSAHFQMHSKRTRFKIPLTHWHLSQKHAILVLAGLLTGVFSIPLGMGGGILIVPFLGYFLKYDTQKIVPLGLFFVIFSSLSGVVALTHTGVLTPHVLWIGFLTGMGALAGVGLGIKLIMVANEEIHRVLLLSIYTLSILTTTYKLVTEL; encoded by the coding sequence ATGGGACTTGATTTTGTTTTAGCCCTAGTGGGCTTTGTAACGGGCGTTACGGCGGGTTTTTTTGGCATCGGTGGGGGGGAGATTGTTGTGCCCGCCGCCGTGTTCGCTGGCTTTAGTTACAGCCACGCGGTGGGCATCTCCCTTTTTCAGATGCTCTTTTCTTCGCTGGCAGGCTCGCTCATCAACTATAAAAAAGGCTTGTTGGATGTTAAAGAGGGGCTAGCGGTTGCACTAGGCGGGTTGTTTGGGGCGATTCTGGGCAGCTTTTTACTCAAGCACATTGACGATCGCCTGTTAATGGGGTTATTTGTGGCGGTGGTGTGCTACACTTGCTTGAAATACGCCTTTGAGCGCAATGGCAACTACCAAAGCGCCCACTTCCAAATGCACTCCAAACGCACCCGCTTTAAAATCCCCCTAACCCATTGGCACTTGAGCCAAAAACATGCCATTTTAGTCTTAGCTGGCTTGCTCACGGGTGTTTTCTCGATCCCGCTTGGCATGGGTGGGGGGATTTTGATTGTCCCCTTTTTGGGCTACTTCTTAAAATACGACACGCAAAAAATCGTGCCCTTAGGGCTGTTCTTTGTCATCTTTTCTTCGCTTTCAGGGGTGGTTGCTCTTACCCACACGGGCGTTTTAACCCCCCATGTTTTGTGGATCGGTTTTTTGACGGGCATGGGTGCTTTGGCTGGAGTCGGGCTTGGCATTAAATTAATCATGGTGGCAAATGAGGAAATCCATCGGGTTTTGCTCTTGAGCATTTATACCCTGAGTATTTTAACCACCACTTATAAGCTCGTTACAGAATTATAA